One Deinococcus sp. LM3 genomic region harbors:
- the ligA gene encoding NAD-dependent DNA ligase LigA produces MDQAAFDRYLALRAEIARHNRAYHEQDAPEIPDSEYDAMARDLRALETANPDWAARAAETDGQNLSPAQAVGGAPAGAFVPVNHPTPMTSLDNVFSDEELDDWREKLARALNLPADHDDFTFTGELKIDGLSVNLYYLNGELQWAATRGNGVTGEIVTAQVATVPGIPTSLPGLSGELEVRGEVYMSRADFAAFNEQAEELGTPLLKNPRNGAAGALRQKDPEVTRTRNLRAIFYSLGRRDGVPATTQGEVLAWLAEQGFPVSAYSETLRGLSAAADYHARMTARRQTFEFDADGTVLKLDPLRLQEEAGFTSRAPRWAIAYKFPVEEVETTLEAISVNVGRTGKLAPLAHLAPRLIEGSTVSRATLHNEDFIRDLDLHIGDTVVVRKSGGVIPQIMRVLHEKRPDGAQPYVFPTHCPECGHEVTRADGDANTYCPNPACPAQAFERIRYFVSRGAMDVRGIGEKLVAQLIESGLVRDVSDLYTLNAEQLAGLERGGEKKAQNILAQLEASRTKPLWRLVNALGMNHVGERNAQALARAFGTLDGLLAATPEQIEAVPGMGGVIAQSVTAALADPSMRGVIERLRAHGVNPAAEVTRRGEQLVGLNFVITGTLTRPRDAIKAQLEAAGGRVTGSVTGKTSFLIAGEEAGSKLTRAQELGVSVLTEAELADLLRERGVTELD; encoded by the coding sequence ATGGATCAGGCTGCGTTTGACCGTTACCTTGCGCTGCGGGCCGAAATCGCCCGCCACAACCGCGCGTACCACGAGCAGGACGCCCCGGAGATCCCGGACAGCGAGTACGACGCCATGGCCCGCGACCTGCGCGCCCTGGAAACCGCGAACCCCGACTGGGCGGCCCGCGCCGCCGAAACCGACGGCCAGAACCTGAGCCCCGCACAGGCGGTGGGCGGCGCGCCCGCCGGGGCCTTCGTGCCTGTGAACCACCCCACGCCCATGACCAGCCTCGACAACGTCTTCAGCGACGAGGAACTGGACGACTGGCGCGAGAAACTGGCCCGCGCCCTCAACCTCCCGGCCGACCACGACGACTTCACGTTCACGGGCGAACTGAAGATCGACGGCCTGAGCGTCAACCTGTACTACCTGAACGGCGAACTCCAGTGGGCCGCCACGCGCGGCAACGGCGTGACCGGCGAGATCGTGACCGCGCAGGTCGCCACCGTGCCCGGCATTCCCACGAGTCTGCCCGGCCTGAGCGGCGAACTGGAGGTGCGCGGCGAGGTGTACATGAGCCGCGCGGACTTCGCGGCGTTCAACGAGCAGGCCGAGGAACTTGGCACGCCCCTGCTGAAAAACCCCCGCAACGGCGCGGCGGGCGCGCTGCGGCAGAAGGACCCGGAAGTGACCCGCACCCGCAACCTCCGCGCGATCTTCTACTCGCTGGGCCGGCGCGACGGCGTGCCCGCCACCACCCAGGGCGAGGTGCTGGCGTGGCTGGCCGAGCAGGGCTTCCCGGTCAGCGCGTACAGCGAGACGCTGCGCGGCCTGAGCGCCGCCGCCGACTACCACGCCCGCATGACCGCCCGGCGCCAGACCTTCGAGTTCGACGCGGACGGCACGGTCCTGAAACTGGACCCGCTGCGCCTGCAGGAGGAGGCGGGCTTCACCAGCCGCGCGCCCCGCTGGGCCATCGCGTACAAGTTCCCGGTCGAGGAGGTCGAGACGACCCTGGAAGCCATCAGCGTGAACGTGGGCCGCACCGGGAAACTCGCGCCGCTGGCGCACCTCGCGCCGCGCCTGATCGAGGGCAGCACCGTCAGCCGCGCCACTCTGCACAACGAGGACTTCATCCGCGACCTCGACCTGCACATCGGGGATACGGTCGTGGTCCGCAAGTCCGGCGGCGTGATCCCGCAGATCATGCGCGTCCTGCACGAGAAACGCCCCGACGGCGCCCAGCCCTATGTGTTCCCGACCCACTGCCCCGAGTGCGGCCACGAGGTCACCCGCGCCGACGGCGACGCGAACACCTACTGCCCGAACCCTGCCTGCCCCGCCCAGGCCTTCGAGCGCATCCGGTACTTCGTGTCGCGCGGCGCGATGGACGTGCGCGGCATCGGCGAGAAACTCGTCGCGCAACTCATCGAATCCGGACTCGTCCGCGACGTCTCGGACCTGTACACCCTGAACGCCGAACAGCTGGCCGGACTGGAACGCGGCGGCGAGAAGAAAGCGCAGAACATCCTCGCGCAGCTGGAAGCCAGCCGTACGAAACCGCTGTGGCGACTGGTGAACGCGCTCGGCATGAACCACGTGGGCGAACGCAACGCGCAGGCGCTGGCCCGCGCGTTCGGCACGCTGGACGGCCTGCTGGCCGCCACGCCCGAACAGATCGAGGCCGTGCCCGGCATGGGCGGCGTGATCGCCCAGAGCGTCACGGCGGCCCTGGCCGACCCCAGCATGCGCGGCGTGATCGAGCGGCTGCGCGCCCACGGCGTGAACCCCGCCGCAGAAGTCACCCGGCGCGGCGAGCAGCTGGTGGGGCTCAACTTCGTGATCACCGGCACCCTGACCCGCCCGCGCGACGCCATCAAGGCGCAACTGGAAGCCGCCGGGGGCCGCGTGACCGGCAGCGTCACCGGCAAGACCAGCTTCCTGATCGCCGGGGAAGAGGCCGGCAGTAAACTGACGCGCGCCCAGGAACTCGGCGTGAGCGTCCTGACCGAGGCCGAACTGGCCGACCTGCTGCGCGAGCGGGGCGTGACCGAACTGGACTGA
- a CDS encoding Asp23/Gls24 family envelope stress response protein, which produces MATNPEVEISKSVLMDIAATTLDGIEGTEIAAASLKVGEVLRNQNPGRKARALRVTREGNDVTVDIGLNVEFGRSLIGLSEQAQRAVRENIELMTGLKVRAVNVSVQNVCLPKGSPA; this is translated from the coding sequence ATGGCAACCAACCCCGAAGTCGAAATCAGCAAGAGTGTCCTGATGGACATCGCCGCCACCACCCTGGACGGCATCGAAGGCACCGAGATCGCCGCCGCCAGCCTCAAGGTCGGCGAGGTGCTGCGCAACCAGAACCCCGGCCGCAAGGCCCGCGCGCTGCGCGTCACCCGCGAAGGCAACGACGTGACCGTGGATATCGGCCTGAACGTCGAATTCGGCCGCAGCCTGATCGGCCTGAGCGAACAGGCCCAGCGGGCCGTGCGCGAGAACATCGAACTCATGACCGGCCTGAAGGTCCGGGCCGTGAACGTCAGCGTGCAGAACGTCTGCCTGCCCAAAGGCAGCCCCGCATGA
- the nusB gene encoding transcription antitermination factor NusB, giving the protein MTRRREKAAAPVGTRRAAREFAFRVLFEADRGDLPMQSVFTRAEGAMRSGDDTFPALSEDALVFAQELVRGISAARPDIDATLRRTIRGWSFDQMAQTDLNILRLATFEMMYTGEPHPPVIESAVRIARKFGGDDSGRFVNGVLAGLSRSMPRGAGDTRTPEAQTAPARTEAEAEAPLPDGEPG; this is encoded by the coding sequence ATGACCCGCCGCCGCGAGAAGGCCGCCGCGCCGGTCGGCACCCGCCGCGCCGCCCGTGAATTCGCGTTCCGGGTGCTGTTCGAGGCCGACCGGGGCGACCTGCCCATGCAGAGCGTGTTCACCCGCGCCGAGGGCGCCATGCGCAGCGGTGACGACACCTTCCCGGCCCTCAGCGAGGACGCCCTGGTGTTCGCGCAGGAACTCGTGCGCGGCATCAGCGCCGCCCGCCCGGACATCGACGCGACCCTGCGCCGCACCATCCGCGGCTGGAGCTTCGACCAGATGGCCCAGACCGACCTGAACATCCTGCGGCTGGCCACCTTCGAGATGATGTACACCGGCGAGCCTCACCCGCCGGTCATCGAGAGTGCCGTGCGAATCGCCCGCAAATTCGGCGGCGACGACTCTGGCCGCTTCGTGAACGGCGTGCTGGCCGGCCTGAGCCGCTCCATGCCCAGGGGAGCGGGCGACACCCGGACCCCGGAGGCCCAGACCGCCCCGGCCCGCACAGAGGCGGAAGCGGAAGCGCCGCTGCCCGACGGAGAGCCCGGGTGA
- a CDS encoding tetrahydrofolate dehydrogenase/cyclohydrolase catalytic domain-containing protein, translating into MTGSRAPARTLAGPPAAADLLARAAALAATLPVTPAIAFIRVGDDPASESYVRGKAKKAAELGLHSCVHALPADTTQADLHALIGTLNADHSVHGVLLQLPLPAHLNADAALTHIDPRKDVDGLHPVNAGLLWQGQPGLRPCTPAGVMALLDHYRLPVAGQHAVIVGRSALVGRPLAGLLLNADATVTVAHRATPDLGDVTRRADLLIVAAGQAHLITPDMVRPGATVIDVGINRVPGEDGKARLTGDVHPDVAGVAGALTPVPGGVGPMTVAQLMMNTVQAAQNQTVQMSAAHAQADQSNGASGDVPR; encoded by the coding sequence GTGACCGGTAGCCGGGCCCCCGCCCGGACCCTGGCCGGCCCGCCCGCCGCCGCCGACCTGCTCGCCCGCGCCGCCGCCCTGGCCGCCACGCTGCCCGTCACGCCCGCCATCGCGTTCATCCGGGTGGGTGACGACCCCGCCAGTGAAAGTTACGTGCGCGGCAAGGCGAAGAAAGCCGCCGAGCTTGGGTTGCACAGCTGTGTGCACGCCCTCCCGGCCGACACCACCCAGGCCGACCTGCACGCCCTGATCGGCACCCTGAACGCCGATCACAGCGTGCACGGCGTGCTGCTGCAACTCCCCCTGCCTGCCCACCTGAACGCCGACGCCGCCCTGACCCACATCGACCCCCGCAAGGACGTGGACGGCCTGCACCCGGTCAACGCTGGCCTGCTGTGGCAGGGACAGCCGGGCCTGCGCCCCTGCACGCCCGCCGGGGTGATGGCCCTGCTGGACCACTACCGCCTTCCGGTGGCCGGGCAGCACGCCGTGATCGTGGGCCGCAGCGCCCTGGTCGGGCGGCCCCTGGCAGGCCTGCTACTGAACGCCGACGCGACCGTCACCGTCGCCCACCGCGCCACGCCGGACCTGGGCGACGTGACCCGCCGCGCCGACCTGCTGATCGTCGCGGCCGGACAGGCGCACCTGATCACGCCGGACATGGTGCGCCCCGGCGCGACCGTCATCGACGTGGGCATCAACCGCGTGCCCGGCGAGGACGGCAAGGCCCGCCTGACCGGCGACGTCCACCCGGACGTGGCGGGCGTGGCCGGGGCACTCACGCCCGTGCCGGGCGGCGTGGGCCCCATGACCGTCGCGCAACTGATGATGAACACCGTCCAGGCCGCCCAGAACCAGACAGTGCAAATGTCGGCAGCCCACGCGCAGGCAGACCAGTCGAACGGAGCGAGCGGTGACGTCCCTCGCTGA
- a CDS encoding divergent PAP2 family protein, whose amino-acid sequence MNSLADLIGNRWLWVAVLSSTGAQVMKVLLILLIERRWRPAAFMETGGMPSSHSAMVAALTTGVGITEGLGSPLFAASAVFALIVMYDATGVRHSSGQQARLLNDLVDELRAVVREGFAPLPLRVLMGHTYLEVLVGTLIGIAAGFIAFGGQSA is encoded by the coding sequence ATGAACTCCCTCGCTGACCTGATCGGCAACCGCTGGCTGTGGGTCGCCGTGCTCAGCAGCACCGGCGCGCAGGTCATGAAGGTCCTGCTGATCCTGCTGATCGAACGCCGCTGGCGACCCGCCGCGTTCATGGAGACCGGCGGCATGCCCAGCAGCCACAGCGCCATGGTCGCCGCCCTCACCACCGGCGTCGGCATCACCGAGGGCCTGGGCAGCCCGCTGTTCGCCGCGAGCGCCGTGTTCGCCCTGATCGTCATGTACGACGCGACCGGCGTGCGCCACAGCAGCGGCCAGCAGGCCCGCCTGCTGAACGACCTGGTCGACGAACTGCGCGCCGTGGTCCGCGAGGGCTTCGCGCCGCTGCCCCTGCGCGTCCTGATGGGCCACACCTACCTCGAAGTGCTGGTCGGTACCCTGATCGGCATCGCCGCCGGATTCATCGCCTTCGGCGGCCAGAGCGCCTGA
- a CDS encoding NADH-quinone oxidoreductase subunit 15 gives MSHADDSALYTQWVTLLGWLEGSAVARGLSFEKVADFPDYIYRMERPYDLPTTVMSVSVGVGGQPLLIAAVSPRHVDLKGVSLRLMGGSKHWHLHAGSGGTLLEGKRPFTRERLDALLDSTLRSNAV, from the coding sequence ATGTCACATGCAGATGATTCGGCGCTGTACACGCAGTGGGTCACGCTTCTGGGCTGGCTGGAAGGCAGCGCGGTGGCGCGTGGTCTGTCGTTCGAGAAGGTCGCGGACTTCCCGGACTACATCTACCGCATGGAACGCCCCTACGACCTGCCCACCACCGTCATGAGCGTCAGCGTGGGCGTGGGCGGGCAGCCGCTGCTGATCGCGGCCGTCAGCCCGCGCCACGTGGACCTGAAAGGCGTGTCGCTGCGCCTGATGGGCGGCAGCAAGCACTGGCACCTGCATGCCGGGAGCGGCGGCACGCTGCTGGAAGGCAAGCGTCCCTTCACGCGCGAGCGGCTGGACGCCCTGCTGGACAGCACCCTGCGCAGCAACGCCGTGTAA
- a CDS encoding alpha-amylase family glycosyl hydrolase: protein MSVFPLLSTQHDHTPAYTETLGAPLGSSVRVRVRTTLSVTAVHLKFVRVGEIESVPAREVTPLGDAPGRWFEADLPVHEGRVRYSWQLNFTNDHLHLTALGLHRTRRGFRSWFTYLTDHTAPEWAWESVFYQIFPDRFRNGDPSNDVQTGEYVYGDRVVEQVEWSTPIDSWGDIHGHYGGDLNGVTQALPYLTDLGVTGLWLTPIFVSPSNHRYDITDYRHVDPHLGGDQAWDELVQAAGQAGVKIVLDGVFNHVGNENALFRAALDAEDAPERAMFTWRDEPGKLPYHAFFDVPTLPKIDYRNGAAVHEFFSGEESVVRHWLRRGAAGWRLDVAHMIGAGGTDEDNLPLHRTLKRAAREERPDAFVFGERFYDPEHALDGQGEDGSMNYHGFGLPVMQWLARANMTFEPSALGGEELVEILWDAYHALPSQVALSMFNVLESHDIPRALYRLGNDRTRFLAGVTLLMGYVGVPCTYYGSEVGVTQSRDGSMPWCRESMPWDESQWDTDLRGRMKALIAVRRGSRALQRGGLRFLHAEEDAVAFLREYTHADGRTERAAVIASRRPGAHEVTLSLPDGEWRDAVTGEVLRGGHVTLDASGGRVLLG from the coding sequence ATGTCCGTCTTTCCACTTCTGTCCACCCAGCACGACCACACGCCCGCCTACACCGAGACGCTGGGGGCGCCGCTGGGCAGCTCGGTGCGCGTGCGGGTCCGCACGACCCTGAGTGTCACGGCCGTGCACCTGAAGTTCGTGCGGGTCGGTGAGATCGAGTCCGTCCCGGCGCGTGAGGTCACGCCGCTCGGGGACGCGCCGGGCCGCTGGTTCGAGGCGGACCTGCCGGTTCACGAGGGCCGCGTGCGGTACTCCTGGCAGCTGAACTTCACGAACGATCACCTGCACCTGACGGCGCTGGGCCTGCACCGCACGCGCCGGGGCTTCCGCTCGTGGTTCACGTACCTGACCGATCACACGGCGCCCGAGTGGGCCTGGGAGAGCGTGTTCTACCAGATCTTCCCGGACCGTTTCCGCAACGGCGATCCCAGCAACGACGTGCAGACCGGCGAGTACGTGTACGGGGACCGCGTGGTCGAGCAGGTCGAGTGGTCCACGCCCATCGACAGCTGGGGGGATATTCACGGGCATTACGGCGGGGACCTGAACGGGGTCACGCAGGCGCTGCCGTACCTGACGGACCTGGGCGTGACGGGGCTGTGGCTCACGCCGATCTTCGTGTCACCCAGCAACCACCGCTACGACATCACCGACTACCGGCACGTCGACCCGCACCTGGGCGGTGATCAGGCCTGGGACGAGCTGGTGCAGGCGGCCGGGCAGGCGGGCGTGAAGATCGTGCTGGACGGCGTGTTCAACCACGTCGGCAACGAGAACGCCCTGTTCCGCGCGGCACTGGACGCCGAGGACGCCCCGGAACGCGCCATGTTCACGTGGCGGGACGAGCCGGGCAAACTGCCGTACCACGCGTTCTTCGACGTGCCGACCCTCCCGAAGATCGATTACCGCAACGGGGCGGCCGTCCACGAGTTCTTCAGCGGCGAGGAGAGCGTCGTGCGCCACTGGCTGCGGCGCGGCGCGGCCGGCTGGCGACTGGACGTGGCGCACATGATCGGCGCGGGCGGCACCGACGAGGACAACCTGCCGCTGCACCGCACCCTGAAACGCGCCGCCCGCGAGGAACGCCCCGACGCGTTCGTGTTCGGCGAGCGTTTCTACGATCCCGAGCACGCGCTGGACGGGCAGGGCGAGGACGGCAGCATGAACTACCACGGGTTCGGCCTGCCGGTCATGCAGTGGCTGGCGCGGGCGAACATGACCTTCGAACCCAGCGCGCTGGGCGGCGAGGAACTCGTGGAGATCCTGTGGGACGCGTACCACGCGCTGCCCTCCCAGGTGGCCCTGAGCATGTTCAACGTGCTGGAATCGCACGACATTCCGCGCGCCCTGTACCGCCTGGGTAACGACCGCACGCGGTTCCTGGCGGGTGTGACGCTGCTGATGGGCTACGTGGGCGTGCCCTGCACGTACTACGGCAGCGAGGTGGGCGTGACGCAGTCCCGTGACGGCTCGATGCCCTGGTGCCGCGAGTCGATGCCGTGGGACGAGTCGCAGTGGGACACGGACCTGCGCGGCCGCATGAAGGCCCTGATCGCCGTGCGCCGGGGCTCGCGGGCGCTGCAACGCGGCGGCCTGCGCTTCCTGCATGCCGAGGAGGACGCCGTGGCGTTCCTGCGCGAGTACACCCACGCGGACGGGCGCACAGAGCGGGCCGCCGTGATCGCCAGCCGCCGCCCCGGCGCGCACGAGGTCACGCTGTCCCTGCCGGACGGCGAGTGGCGGGACGCCGTGACGGGCGAGGTGTTGCGCGGCGGGCACGTCACGCTGGACGCCAGCGGGGGGCGCGTCCTGCTCGGCTGA
- the ispG gene encoding flavodoxin-dependent (E)-4-hydroxy-3-methylbut-2-enyl-diphosphate synthase has translation MKRRQTVSVNVGGVMVGSAHPVVVQSMTNTDTANAEATAIQIAQLVRAGSEIVRVTVNTREAAAAIPDIVARLKEVGIEVPIVGDFHYNGHILLREFPETARALAKYRINPGNVGAGQHHDANFATMIEVAKEFDKPVRIGVNWGSLDQQVLARLMDENTAAGSPKTGTDVMIDAMVVSALESAAYAESLGLAHDKILISVKVSSAPELWQVYRQLAPLCDYPLHLGLTEAGMGMKGIVASSAALAPLLIDGIGDTIRVSLTPEPGASRKLEVEVAQQILQSLGIRQFLPQVTSCPGCGRTTSVFFQELAQKIQDYIRDTMPDWKTRYPGVEDMQVAVMGCIVNGPGESKHANIGISLPGTGEDPRAPVYQDGKLLTTLRGPRIAEDFQELLEKYVEQRYGRSEAPA, from the coding sequence ATGAAGCGTCGCCAGACCGTCAGCGTCAACGTGGGAGGGGTCATGGTGGGCAGCGCCCACCCGGTCGTCGTGCAGTCCATGACGAACACCGACACCGCCAACGCCGAAGCCACCGCCATCCAGATCGCGCAACTCGTCCGGGCGGGCAGCGAGATCGTGCGCGTCACCGTCAACACCCGCGAGGCCGCCGCCGCCATCCCCGACATCGTCGCCCGCCTGAAAGAAGTCGGGATCGAGGTCCCCATCGTCGGGGACTTCCACTACAACGGCCACATCCTGCTGCGCGAATTCCCGGAAACGGCTAGGGCGCTCGCCAAGTACCGCATCAACCCCGGCAACGTCGGGGCCGGACAGCACCACGACGCGAACTTCGCCACCATGATCGAGGTCGCCAAAGAGTTCGATAAACCCGTCCGGATCGGCGTGAACTGGGGCAGCCTGGACCAGCAGGTCCTGGCCCGCCTGATGGACGAGAACACTGCCGCCGGCAGCCCCAAGACCGGCACGGACGTCATGATCGACGCGATGGTCGTCTCCGCGCTGGAAAGTGCCGCCTACGCCGAATCCCTCGGCCTCGCACACGACAAAATTCTGATCAGCGTGAAGGTCAGCTCCGCCCCGGAACTCTGGCAGGTGTACCGCCAGCTGGCCCCACTGTGCGACTACCCCCTGCACCTCGGCCTGACCGAGGCCGGCATGGGCATGAAAGGCATCGTCGCCAGCAGCGCCGCCCTCGCGCCCCTGCTGATCGACGGCATCGGGGACACCATCCGCGTCAGCCTCACCCCGGAACCCGGCGCGAGCCGCAAACTGGAAGTCGAGGTCGCCCAGCAGATCCTCCAGAGCCTCGGCATCCGGCAGTTCCTCCCGCAGGTCACCTCCTGCCCCGGCTGCGGCCGCACCACCAGCGTCTTCTTCCAGGAACTCGCGCAGAAGATCCAGGACTACATCCGCGACACCATGCCCGACTGGAAAACCAGATACCCCGGCGTGGAAGACATGCAGGTGGCCGTCATGGGCTGCATCGTGAACGGCCCCGGCGAGAGCAAACACGCCAACATCGGCATCTCCCTGCCCGGCACCGGCGAGGACCCCCGCGCGCCCGTCTACCAGGACGGCAAACTCCTGACCACCCTGCGCGGCCCCCGCATCGCCGAGGACTTCCAGGAACTGCTGGAAAAATACGTCGAGCAGCGCTACGGACGCAGCGAGGCCCCCGCATGA
- a CDS encoding DUF4259 domain-containing protein: MSAWGVGPFQNEAAAEYAAEIVQDGAYALAEAFDVALDPDNDYLEAEEGHRAVAAAETLAAVLTGDTAALTDAALRAWVQNTDAAEVAHLRGHALEALERVLGPGSELPDLWEDSDDADAWQGDIQRLRAALS; the protein is encoded by the coding sequence ATGAGCGCCTGGGGAGTCGGCCCCTTCCAGAACGAGGCGGCCGCCGAGTACGCCGCCGAGATCGTGCAGGACGGCGCCTACGCCCTGGCGGAAGCCTTCGACGTGGCGCTGGACCCCGACAACGACTACCTGGAAGCTGAGGAAGGCCACCGCGCCGTCGCCGCTGCCGAGACGCTGGCCGCCGTCCTGACCGGCGACACGGCTGCCCTGACCGACGCCGCCCTGCGCGCCTGGGTGCAGAACACCGACGCCGCCGAGGTGGCCCACCTGCGCGGGCACGCCCTGGAAGCCCTGGAACGCGTCCTCGGCCCCGGCAGCGAACTCCCGGACCTCTGGGAGGACAGTGACGACGCCGACGCTTGGCAGGGCGACATCCAGCGCCTGCGCGCCGCGCTGAGCTGA
- a CDS encoding GNAT family N-acetyltransferase, which produces MTTEPTSSAYTLHTTLDGVTPGQLQGFFVNWPNPPTPETFLSLLTGSYRVVLAVHDGQVIGFVQAVSDGVLTAYIPLLEVLPEWQGRGVGRALMTRMQAELRHLYAVDLGCDDNLVPYYEALGMRRGNLMFTRNYARQDGSPTG; this is translated from the coding sequence GTGACCACCGAACCCACATCCTCCGCCTACACCCTGCACACCACCCTGGACGGCGTCACGCCGGGGCAGTTGCAGGGCTTCTTCGTGAACTGGCCCAACCCGCCCACGCCCGAGACGTTCCTGAGCCTGCTGACCGGATCGTACCGGGTCGTTCTCGCCGTGCATGACGGGCAGGTCATCGGCTTCGTGCAGGCTGTCAGCGACGGCGTGCTGACCGCGTACATTCCGCTGCTGGAAGTTCTGCCCGAGTGGCAGGGCCGGGGCGTGGGCCGCGCCCTGATGACCCGCATGCAGGCCGAACTGCGGCACCTGTACGCCGTGGACCTCGGCTGCGACGACAACCTCGTCCCGTACTACGAGGCACTGGGGATGCGGCGAGGCAACCTGATGTTCACGCGCAACTACGCCCGGCAGGACGGGTCGCCCACCGGGTGA
- a CDS encoding M55 family metallopeptidase: MSDQHGGPEARRIVISVDMEGVTGVSSWVQVSPPEFGGLVSGAEYERARERMTLEAAAAAQGALDAGATDVLVNDSHDTMRNLIPELLPDGVRFTSGNDKPLSMVQGVQEAGVLGLLFVGYHARAGSVRGPLAHTWNGFIRDVRVNGVSTGEYGLNALLAGHYGVPVLFACGDDVAMTEITAELGGDVVTVPVKEGLSSFAATHLHPREAQRRIRDGAFRAVTQALHSPPQPYGTRFPAAAQLSFDHQARADACERVPGITRIDAVTVGWESDNAFHLFQTFRMLASVAAVRLNA, from the coding sequence ATGAGTGACCAGCACGGCGGCCCAGAGGCCCGGCGAATCGTGATCAGCGTGGACATGGAAGGCGTGACCGGCGTTTCCAGCTGGGTGCAGGTCAGTCCGCCCGAGTTCGGTGGGCTGGTCAGCGGCGCCGAGTACGAGCGGGCGCGCGAACGCATGACCCTGGAGGCAGCCGCCGCCGCGCAGGGCGCGCTGGACGCCGGAGCGACCGACGTCCTCGTGAACGACAGCCACGACACCATGCGCAACCTGATTCCGGAACTGCTGCCGGACGGGGTGCGCTTCACCAGCGGGAACGACAAGCCCCTGAGCATGGTGCAGGGCGTGCAGGAGGCCGGCGTGCTGGGCCTGCTGTTCGTGGGCTACCACGCGCGGGCCGGAAGCGTGCGCGGGCCGCTGGCGCACACCTGGAACGGCTTCATCCGGGACGTGCGCGTGAACGGCGTGAGCACCGGCGAGTACGGCCTGAACGCCCTGCTCGCCGGGCATTACGGCGTGCCCGTGCTGTTCGCCTGCGGGGACGACGTGGCCATGACGGAAATCACCGCCGAACTGGGAGGGGATGTGGTCACGGTGCCGGTCAAGGAGGGCCTGAGCAGTTTCGCGGCCACGCACCTGCACCCGCGCGAGGCGCAGCGCCGCATCCGCGACGGCGCGTTCCGGGCCGTAACGCAGGCGCTGCACTCGCCGCCCCAGCCGTACGGCACGCGCTTCCCGGCCGCCGCGCAGCTGAGTTTCGATCATCAGGCCCGCGCGGACGCCTGCGAACGCGTGCCCGGCATCACCCGCATCGACGCCGTGACGGTCGGCTGGGAGAGCGACAACGCCTTCCATCTGTTCCAGACGTTCCGGATGCTGGCCAGCGTGGCAGCCGTGCGCCTGAATGCCTGA
- the map gene encoding type I methionyl aminopeptidase — protein MSRVSLKSAREIEAMRRAGALVAETFRVLEPHVKPGVTLKELDTLAEEHIRRAGATPAYLGYGPKNNPFPGTICASVNEVICHGIPDGRVLQDGDVVGVDIGVLMNGVYGDACYTYTVGQVSAEVQGLVDTTRECLKAGLDVIRPNARTGDIGHAIQTLAEARGYSVVREYTGHGIGKRLHEEPTIYHWGARYTGLKLQPGMVFTVEPMINLGRPETRLQADGWTVTTADGQPSAQFEHTLVVTDKGYEILTL, from the coding sequence ATGAGCCGCGTTTCCCTGAAATCCGCCCGAGAGATCGAAGCCATGCGCCGCGCCGGGGCGCTCGTCGCGGAAACGTTCCGCGTGCTGGAGCCGCACGTGAAGCCCGGCGTCACCCTGAAAGAACTCGACACCCTGGCCGAGGAACACATCCGCCGCGCCGGCGCCACGCCTGCCTACCTGGGCTACGGCCCGAAGAACAATCCCTTCCCCGGCACCATCTGCGCCAGCGTGAACGAGGTCATCTGCCACGGCATTCCCGACGGGCGCGTGCTGCAGGACGGCGACGTGGTCGGCGTGGACATCGGCGTGCTGATGAACGGCGTGTACGGCGACGCCTGCTACACCTACACGGTCGGGCAGGTCAGCGCCGAGGTGCAGGGCCTCGTGGACACCACCCGCGAGTGCCTGAAAGCGGGGCTGGACGTCATCCGCCCGAACGCCCGCACCGGCGACATCGGGCACGCCATCCAGACGCTCGCCGAGGCGCGGGGGTACAGCGTCGTTCGCGAGTACACCGGGCACGGCATCGGCAAACGCCTGCACGAGGAACCCACCATCTACCACTGGGGCGCGCGCTACACCGGCCTGAAACTCCAGCCGGGCATGGTGTTCACGGTGGAACCCATGATCAACCTGGGCCGCCCCGAGACGCGCCTGCAGGCCGACGGCTGGACCGTCACCACCGCCGACGGGCAGCCCAGCGCGCAGTTCGAGCACACCCTGGTCGTCACCGACAAGGGCTACGAGATCCTCACGCTGTAA